In the Primulina eburnea isolate SZY01 unplaced genomic scaffold, ASM2296580v1 ctg739_ERROPOS11973397, whole genome shotgun sequence genome, one interval contains:
- the LOC140821915 gene encoding cyclin-dependent protein kinase inhibitor SMR6-like, with translation MGFSKSHQVDSGKESDSQKWVLAGISIWAPLKSISTKRSDGNEAEEEEEGACSTTPTARESKIPERLPCPPAPRKRRPTSRCHLNGNREFFNPPDLESVFICHAERAN, from the coding sequence ATGGGTTTTTCGAAGAGCCACCAAGTTGATTCGGGCAAAGAATCCGACAGCCAGAAATGGGTTCTAGCCGGAATCTCGATCTGGGCACCGCTGAAATCGATATCGACCAAGCGCAGCGATGGAAACGaagcagaggaagaagaagaaggcgCGTGTTCCACAACCCCGACGGCTCGTGAGTCGAAGATACCGGAGAGACTTCCCTGCCCTCCGGCACCCAGGAAGCGACGCCCCACTTCACGGTGCCACTTGAACGGAAATAGAGAATTCTTCAATCCTCCCGACTTGGAATCGGTATTTATCTGCCACGCTGAGAGAGCCAATTGA